In Solanum lycopersicum chromosome 3, SLM_r2.1, the genomic stretch taagaaaacacaATGTTTACTATGGACTCAGATTAAAagttttctttctatttcatcTTAATAAcaacttaagaaatttaatagtTTCTGTAgttgaggtttctggagattaaaacctttatggtttcctactctttttaatttttaaaattcatccgATTAttgattaaaagaacataaatctttatcgttaaatcataaacaaattgTGTAAGgatttattctttattgttagtatttcaCATACTAAAATAATCTGCCATTTATGATAGAAAAATGACTCATTCAAGTCAAATAAATGCTTGAACAGTGAATGCTGCAACAACATCAATTGCACACAATCGTTCAAAAGTTGCCCTAGCACCGGCTGAGAAACCTACAAAGTATTCTGGAATCGACATCAAGAGATGGTAACAGAAGATTTTCTTATATCTTACTACTTTGATACTGCAGAGGTTCAGTAACGAGAATGTTCTTGTTATGTCGGATGAAACTCCGCCTGAagaacgattcttggtaacagaagcatggatACAtttagattttttgtgtaaaaattatattttgagtgacTCGCAAaatgatctgtacaatgtgtacaatAATGTCAAAACCTCAAACgaactctgggatgctttagaaaaaaagtgcaaaacaaagGATGTCGGAATGAAGAAGTTCATTGAGGCAAAATTTCTAAAcaataagatgatagacagtaagaccgTCGTCACACAAGTTCAAGAActgcaggtcataatccatgatttCCTTgatgaaggtataaatttatttaatgcctatgttggaaatattaagtttattcTTAATACTCATATAATcattaatgtaggattgattcTGAATGATGTTATTCAAGTAGTTGCCATAATTAAGAAATTACGTACATGGTGGAAGGACTTCAAAAATTACTTGAAACATAAAAGCAAGaagatgactgttgaagatctcatagtaaggttgagaatcgaagaggataacaAGACTATAAAAAAGAGGTCAagtggtaattcagcaatatctggagtaaatattgttgaagaagatcccaaaaaattaaagaaaagaaagaaatcatcTGGTCTAAAAAGCAGCCCtcttaaaaagaaattcaatgAAAGTTGCTTCAATTATGACAAACGTGGTCATATGGATACTAAATGCCGGGGTCTCAAGATggacaagaagaaaaaggaacaaACAAACTTTGTTGAATccaaagaagaaatgaacaatctttgtgcaatgctttcagaatgtaacttggttggaaatccaagagaatcgtggatagattctggtgcctcatgccatgtttgtggcaacaaagaattattttcatcatataatccAGCACCTACAGACGAGAAGTTATTTATGGCAAACTCCATTGTTGCAAAGGTGGGTGGAACTGACAAgatcctattaaagatgacatcaggcaaggtggtgtCTTTGAACAAGGTCTCGTATGTTCCGAAATTTCAAAAGAACTTAATTTCTATTCCAGTTCTAACTTTAAATGGAttcaaatgtgtatttgtttctgataaagtagtagtaagtaagaatgaaatgtatgtaggaaaaggttaCCTTAGTGATgaccttttaaaattaaatgtaattgcagttgatatgaataaagattctgcttcttcttacttgcttgagtctaaatgctTGTGGAATGAACTTTTGGAacacattaataataaaaccTTGAGAAAATTGATTAACTTAAAtgttttgccaaaatttgagtgcaataaatcaaaatgtcaaattttcgttgaatctaagtatgctaatcATCCTTATAAATCTattaaaaggaattcaaatctcTCTGAACTGATTCACATTGATATTCGTGACAGAATTtaacaccatcacgtggtgcAAAAAGTATTTGATAACTTTTATTaacgattgcactagatattgttatgtctatttgctaaatggtaagTATGAAACAATAGATTCATTTAAGCAATATAAAACCgagttgaaaatcagttggaTAGAAATATCAAAATGATTAGAAGTGATAGGCGGAGAATAtaaatctccatttgcagaaatataatttgaaaatgaaataatccatcaaactactacTCCTTACACTCCTCAATCTAATGGgattgcagaaagaaaaaactaaacTTTAAAGAAAATGGTGAATGTCTTACTTACATATTCAAGCTTACCACAAAATTTGTGaggggaagctatccttacagcaaatcaaATACTCAATGGAGTGCCTCACACGAAGACACATgttattccata encodes the following:
- the LOC138347595 gene encoding uncharacterized protein, with the translated sequence MSDETPPEERFLVTEAWIHLDFLCKNYILSDSQNDLYNVYNNVKTSNELWDALEKKCKTKDVGMKKFIEAKFLNNKMIDSKTVVTQVQELQVIIHDFLDEGLILNDVIQVVAIIKKLRTWWKDFKNYLKHKSKKMTVEDLIVRLRIEEDNKTIKKRSSGNSAISGVNIVEEDPKKLKKRKKSSGLKSSPLKKKFNESCFNYDKRGHMDTKCRGLKMDKKKKEQTNFVESKEEMNNLCAMLSECNLVGNPRESWIDSGASCHVCGNKELFSSYNPAPTDEKLFMANSIVAKVGGTDKILLKMTSGKVVSLNKVSYVPKFQKNLISIPVLTLNGFKCVFVSDKVVVSKNEMYVGKGYLSDDLLKLNVIAVDMNKDSASSYLLESKCLWNELLEHINNKTLRKLINLNVLPKFECNKSKCQIFVESKYANHPYKSIKRNSNLSELIHIDIRDRI